Part of the Vicia villosa cultivar HV-30 ecotype Madison, WI unplaced genomic scaffold, Vvil1.0 ctg.002171F_1_1, whole genome shotgun sequence genome is shown below.
CATCTTCTATTCCTGAAATTTTTCGGGCAATTGATGAGGCCTAAACCAATTGTGAAAAAGAGATTTTCATCGATTTCGGCCGGGACTTCAACTTTCCTTGGACTAAAAAAGCTTCTACTGAACTTGGTAACTGTGTTGGTGTCGTTGTAAGCGGGGAGTGGTGGCATGATTGGTTTGTTTCTGATTGAGTTGTTGTTGTATTGGAGAATGGCTGTGGTGGTTGTGTTATCGAATGGTGCGTTTTGAGCTGATTGGTAAGCGCGTGCTGCAATGTAGTAGCGAGAAGATGGTTGGTTGGCAGTTAATAGGACGTCAGTTGTTTGGCCCGGTCCTAACATGAGGACACTAGTAGTGAAAGGTTTAAGGTAAGAGGCGTCAGCACCAACCACAGTTAGTTTATGATTGGCGATTGTAAAAAAAAGTGGTTGGTTGAGTGCGGCATTGATCACTCTGACGAGATTTGTCTTGCCAGATTGTATTGGAACTATTGTTGTTCCTGCATTGTGGATTAAAAGAAAAATTGTCATATATTAGAAAAATATATTGTATGataatcataaatattttttaatttcatgataaaaatatatatttttaatttaaaaataaaagaataaacatGTTGTCCCATCAAAATAGACCCTTTACCAAAAAAGCAACGCCCCATTGACCATTTGTTTCATAAAATCATtgaaattataatttcatgtagTGTATAATTATGAGTTTTATaggttctatttttctttctCTAATGCATTTTACTTTTATGATTGCTTCATGTTTTAATAATGTCAAATCTTGTGTAAAGTAAGATTTTGCGATGCATGTTTAATGTTGTAATCATAAAAATTAAGAAATTTATCAAACCTTTGGTAGAGCACTTGTAAAGATCACCAGGTTGACCATTGATGGTATATGCATCCGAAATATTAGGAGCTGCTCCAGTTCTTTGGGATTCCCTCAGAACATCTATAGGATTTTTGTCCCACCATTCGCCTAAAGTCAATCATAATTTTCACAACTAATTAATTTACCGTTATCATAAACATCAGATACAACATTAACACAGACAAACACGTCAACTTTCAATCAGAAATATCGGTGTTACATAAGTAGTGAATTTATATACCTAAGAGAATGGTTGATTCGCGGTGTGGCTTAGGAAAAGGGAAGGGTTCTCCTTCCCTAGGACGAACGATTAAAGCACCATAAACAGTAGCTCTAAGCCATGAGCTATGAGCATGCCACCAAAGTGTCCCTTCTTGTCCATCAACAGTGAAACGGTAGGTGTAACTCCCACCGGGACGAATAGGACATTGCGTCACAAATTCCGGACCATCTGCCCATCCTGTCCTCATTTGTCGAACACCATGCCTAACACACATGTACAACAAACATTAATATTTCATAAGTTTTGCATcagttattcaatgaatctaaaaagataATATTTGCTTATATTAATGACCAGAGTATAGTACCAGTGAATGGTCACATTATAACGAGCTTTGTTAGTGACTTTAACAACCAATGTGTCACCATTATTAATCTCCAAAGTTGGACCTGGATATTGTCCATTCACGGTAATGGAGTTGTGAGTTTTGCACAGCCTCTTCACTGGAGTAGCTTCAACCTATAAGTATATATATTCCATTACATTAATATATTTGAATTCGAATAGATATAACTAAAGAGAAATATGAGAATGAAAGAACGTACAAGAAACTCATGGTTGTGAACTTTGGCATTTGCTAAAGAATAAGCAGAAGATAATAAGAGAACAAAAATGGCTATGAAAATGGAAgaatattttgaatttgttttgacaCACTCCATCTCTTAGCAAGATTTTATGAGTATACACACCTTTGTGTGAATGTGTTTTGGGTTaagaatgcaatgcaaataagAGTTGGAGAAAGTGGTTTTTATAGGAGAGATTAGAGGAGAGAGATTATAATAATGTTGTTAATGGTTGGCACAAATTAGATTTTGTTGAGATCAAAGtcataaaaaaattaagtaaTTTGGTTCTACCATATATGTGAGGTTGTTGCACCCACTAGTTAATCAAGTTCTTAAATGCTTGTTTCACAAGTCTTCGTTTTATAGGTTGAATTTTGAAAAAGCATAACTATATATTTTCAGACTTTGCTTGCTAACATGTTTTTTTATTCTACGTCAAATTCTTTTTAGTTATTTTCATAAGTcttcttgtaaactttatttttatttatttatggaatAATCAGCAGTATAAGCTAAATGCAATCTGCTTGATGTAACATCATTGCCACATCAGCATACATGCATATTTGCTCTAACTTTATATAGTCATGTCAGCAATAACAGAAATTG
Proteins encoded:
- the LOC131638095 gene encoding laccase-12-like; translated protein: MECVKTNSKYSSIFIAIFVLLLSSAYSLANAKVHNHEFLVEATPVKRLCKTHNSITVNGQYPGPTLEINNGDTLVVKVTNKARYNVTIHWHGVRQMRTGWADGPEFVTQCPIRPGGSYTYRFTVDGQEGTLWWHAHSSWLRATVYGALIVRPREGEPFPFPKPHRESTILLGEWWDKNPIDVLRESQRTGAAPNISDAYTINGQPGDLYKCSTKGTTIVPIQSGKTNLVRVINAALNQPLFFTIANHKLTVVGADASYLKPFTTSVLMLGPGQTTDVLLTANQPSSRYYIAARAYQSAQNAPFDNTTTTAILQYNNNSIRNKPIMPPLPAYNDTNTVTKFSRSFFSPRKVEVPAEIDENLFFTIGLGLINCPKNFRNRRCQGPVNRTRFTASMNNVSFTLPNNISILQAHYNGIPGVFTTDFPAKPPVKFDYTGNVSRSLWQPIPGTKAYKLKFGSRVQIVLQDTSIVTPENHPIHLHGYDFYIVAEGFGNFDPKKDTAKFNLIDPPQRNTVAVPVNGWAVIRFVADNPGAWIMHCHLDVHIGWGLATILLVEDGVGKLQSIEPPPLDLPLC